A region of Lichenibacterium dinghuense DNA encodes the following proteins:
- a CDS encoding DNA-binding protein, which yields MSQLEDTGRASASLDLLWGLDEIGGVIRRNRRQTHYLLEKGQLPGAKKIGGRWCIPRTALHAVFGLGQEAA from the coding sequence ATGTCACAGCTCGAAGACACCGGACGCGCTTCAGCCTCGCTCGACCTCTTGTGGGGGCTCGACGAGATCGGCGGCGTGATCCGACGCAACCGCCGTCAGACCCATTACCTGCTCGAGAAAGGGCAGCTTCCCGGCGCGAAGAAGATCGGAGGCCGCTGGTGCATTCCGCGCACCGCCCTTCACGCCGTCTTCGGCCTCGGACAAGAGGCCGCCTGA